The following is a genomic window from bacterium.
CACCAATCGGGAAGATTACGCAGCGGCAAGATTGACTGGGAGTTAAGCTGGCTCTGAATCGTGCAGAACCGGATACAAAAGTGAATGCCGACGCCTTCCTCGATTGATCTTAAAATAGCCAGCTATTATAATAGCGTTATTAGAGAGGAAAATAATGAAGGTTGCGAATACAGTGGATCTTAAGAACAGGACGAATGAGCTGCTTCGGCAGGTTCGAAAAGGACAGGCGATCATCATCACCTACCGTGGCAAGCCCGCGGCATCTCTTGTGGCGCTCAAAGAGGAAGACCTGGAAGACTTCATTCTTGAGCACAGTCCCAAGGTAAAGAGAATGATTGAAAAAGCCGAAGCGGATCGCAAGGCAGGACGTTTAGTGCCATTCGACACCTACCTGGCTGACCTGAATAAGAAGTGAGTCGTTTTTCTCTCCAATTAACCAAGCAGGCGCGCTCAGACCTGGAGCACTTGTCTCTTCCATTGCAAAAGCAAATCGCCAAGGATATCGAGACATTAGCAAAGAATCCGTTTCCCCAAGCAAGCCGGATCAAGAAATTAAAGGGCTTTTCTTTTCCTCTCTATCGCCTGCGGAGCGGTGATTTTCGGGTTCTCTATCGGACCGACGGGAATCAAGTCACTCTGATGCGTGTCATTGATCGAAAATTCCTGGATCGTATTATCTCCCGATTAAGATAGGCTACAGAGAATGGAGAGTAACCGACAGCAAATGCAGAGCATGCCCGTTGTATAATTTCATCGCAATCCTGAAAGGTTAAATCAATGGATTTTGATTGGGAACGGAGCCTGTGATCGAAGCATGGAAGCAGGGATTGCTATCGATTCGCCGCCTGCGTGATGCAGGTCTGTTGCCGGAAACTACTCCGGATCCTTCGGACTCCACGGAAGAAGAATTGCGCCTGGACAAGCTATTCGCCGATGGAACTATCACAATAGATGCCCTGTTGCAGAAAGGCTCAGAGTTCCATGGATCGTTTGATCGGCCTGGCTGATCAGGAAGGGAATCGTGACATGGAACCTGCCCACGCAAAGCCTCCCGATTTCGGAAAACCGCTGACGTCTTTCGGAAAATACCGCGACCTGGAACAGATCGGATCGGGTGGAATGGCCCACGTCTACAGGGCTTATGACTCATCGTTGCAACGCACGATTGCCCTCAAGCTCATGGATCATACGGAAGCAAAATACAGCGAAAGGCTTTTACGCGAGAGTCGGTCCCAGGCCAAGCTTGATCACCCGCACATTTGCAAGATTTTTGAAGCCGGCGAGCAGTACGGCCGAGC
Proteins encoded in this region:
- a CDS encoding type II toxin-antitoxin system prevent-host-death family antitoxin — protein: MKVANTVDLKNRTNELLRQVRKGQAIIITYRGKPAASLVALKEEDLEDFILEHSPKVKRMIEKAEADRKAGRLVPFDTYLADLNKK